The following DNA comes from Deltaproteobacteria bacterium.
GGCGTGGCGGTCTCGAGCCTGGTCGACGTGCGCGCCCTCTTCAAGGACATCCGCCTCGATCGGGTGACGACGTCGATGACCGTCAACTGCACGGCGAGCGCGGTGCTCGCCATGTACCTCGCCGTGGCCGAGGAGCAGGGCACGCCGTGGACGGCGCTCGGCGGCACGATCCAGAACGACATGCTGAAGGAGTTCATCGCGCAGAAGGAATGGATATGCCCGCCCGAGCCGTCGCTGCGCATCGTCGTCGACATGATCGAGTTCTGCGCGCGCGCGGTCCCGCGCTGGCACGCGGTGTCGATCAGCGGCTACCACATCCGCGAGGCCGGCTCGACCGCGGTGCAGGAGCTGGCGTTCACGCTCGCCGACGGGCTCACCTACGTCGAGGCCGCGCGCGCGCGCGGCATGGCGGTGGACGACTTCGCGTCCCGGCTGTCCTTCTTCTTCAACCTCCACAACGACTTCCTCGAGGAGGTGGCGAAGCTCCGCGCCGCCCGGCGGCTGTGGGCCACCCTCATGCGCGAGCGCTTCGGCGCCCGTGACCCGCGCTCGCTGCGTCTCAGGACCCACGCCCAGACCGCGGGCTGCTCGCTCACGGCGCAGCAGCCCCTCAACAACATCGTGCGGGTGGCGGTGCAGGCGCTGGCCGGCGTGCTCGGCGGCGTGCAGTCGCTGCACACCAACTCGCTCGATGAGACCCTGGCGCTGCCCTCGGAGCAGGCCGCCATGGTGGCGCTCCGCACCCAGCAGATCCTGGCCGAGGAGAGCGGCGTCACGAACACCATCGACCCGCTCGGCGGCAGCTGGGCGGTCGAGGCGCTGACCGACCGGATCGAGCGCGAGGCGCGCGCCTACATCGAGCACATCGACGGCCTCGGCGGCATGGTGCGCGCCATCGAGCTCGGCTACCCCCAGAAGGAGATCGCCGAGGCGGCCTACATCTACCAGCAGCAGGTCGATCGCGGTGAAAAGGCCGTCGTCGGCGTGAACCGCTATCAGGTGCCCGAGGAACGGCCGCTCGAGCTGCTGCGCGTCCCGCTCGAGGTCGAGGAGCGGCAGGCGGAGCGCGTGCGGCGCGTCAAGCGCGAGCGGAACGGCGCGCAGGCGCGGGAAGCGCTCGGCCGCGTGCGCGCGGCGGCCGAGAGCGGCGAGAACCTGATGCCCCCGGTCATCGCCGCCGTGAAGGCCCTCTGCACCGTGGGCGAGATCGCCGACGTCTACCGCGACGTCTTCGGCGTCTACCGGGACCCGGCATGGCTCTGAGCGGCCGCCCGCTGCGCATCCTGATCGCGAAGGCGGGCCTCGACGGACACGACCGCGGCGCGAAGATCATCGCGCGAGCGCTGCGCGACGCCGGCTTCGAGGTCATCTACACCGGGCTCCACCAGACGCCCGAGATGATCGCCGAGACCGCCGTGCAGGAGGACGTCGACGCGGTCGGCCTCTCGATCCTGTCGGGTGCCCACCTGACGCTCTTTCCGGCCGTCGTGCAGGAGCTCGAACGCCGCGGCGGCGGCGACGTGCTCGTCTTCGGCGGCGGCATCGTGCCCGACGAGGACGTCGCGCAGCTCACGGCCGTCGGCGTCGCCACGATCTTCACGCCGGGCGCGACGACGCAGGAGATCGTCGCCTGGGTGCGCGAGCACGTGCGGCCGCGGACGGCCTGATCCATGGACTTCGCGCTCACCGACGAGCACCGGCGCATCCAGGAGGCGATCCGCGACTTCGGCGAACGCGAGGTGAAGCCCTACGCCGCGGCGTGGGACCGGGACGAGGCGTTCCCGCACGCCGCCGTCTCGCGGCTCGGCGCGCTCGGCTTCCTCGCGCTCGGCCTCCCGCCGGACGTGGGGGGCGGGGGCGCGGACGCGCTCGCGTGCGCGCTCGTCGTCGAGGGCGTGGCGCGCTACGACGCCTCGCTCGGTCTGACGGTCGCCAGCCATGCCGGGCTCGCCTCGGGACACATCAATCAGTTCGCGAGCGAGCCGCTGCGCCGGTGCTACCTGCCGCGCCTGGCGCGGGGCGAGTGGCTGGGCGCCTGGTGCCTGACCGAGCCGGGCTCGGGGAGCGATGCCGCGGGGCTGCGCACGCGTGCCGTCCGCGACGCCGACGGATGGTGCCTCAGTGGCACGAAGATGTTCATCACGCAGGGGACGGTGGGCCACGTCTACGTCGTCCTTGCCTCGACCGCTCCCGACCTCGGTCAGCGCGGCATCTCGGCCTTCGTCGTCGAGCGGGGCACGCCCGGCCTCGGCACCGGGCGGAAGATCGAGAAGCTCGGCCTGCGGGCGAGCGACACCGCCGAGGTGATCCTCGACAACGTCCGCGTGCCGCCCGGCCAGCTGATCGGCGAAGAGAACCGGGGCTACAAGCAGGCGCTGCGCGTCCTCGACGGCGGCCGGATCAGCATCGCCGCTTGGTGCCACGGCATCGGGCGCGGAGCGCTGGAGGAATCGATCGCCTACGTGCGGGAGCGGCGGCGCTGTCCGGGCTCGGGGCTGCGGGCGATGGAGAGCACGCTCGCCGAGATGGCGATGCGGCTGGAGGCCGGGCGGGTCCTCCTGTGCCGGGCGGCCTATCTCAAGGACACCGGGCGTCCCTTTCGCGCCGCCGCCTCGATGGCGAAGCTCATGTGCTCGGAGGCCGCGATGTGGGTGACCACGAAGGCCGTGCAGCTCCAGGGACGTGCGGGCGTCGTGCGCGACCGGCCCACCGAGCGC
Coding sequences within:
- a CDS encoding methylmalonyl-CoA mutase — encoded protein: MTKAEWLARYRNDQERSVRFSTVSDMELEPLYTAEDAPLDPERIGVPGEFPYTRGVYPSMYRGRLWTMRQFAGFGTAEDTNERFRFLLAQGQTGLSTAFDMPTLMGYDADHPRARGEVGREGVAVSSLVDVRALFKDIRLDRVTTSMTVNCTASAVLAMYLAVAEEQGTPWTALGGTIQNDMLKEFIAQKEWICPPEPSLRIVVDMIEFCARAVPRWHAVSISGYHIREAGSTAVQELAFTLADGLTYVEAARARGMAVDDFASRLSFFFNLHNDFLEEVAKLRAARRLWATLMRERFGARDPRSLRLRTHAQTAGCSLTAQQPLNNIVRVAVQALAGVLGGVQSLHTNSLDETLALPSEQAAMVALRTQQILAEESGVTNTIDPLGGSWAVEALTDRIEREARAYIEHIDGLGGMVRAIELGYPQKEIAEAAYIYQQQVDRGEKAVVGVNRYQVPEERPLELLRVPLEVEERQAERVRRVKRERNGAQAREALGRVRAAAESGENLMPPVIAAVKALCTVGEIADVYRDVFGVYRDPAWL
- a CDS encoding cobalamin B12-binding domain-containing protein, producing the protein MALSGRPLRILIAKAGLDGHDRGAKIIARALRDAGFEVIYTGLHQTPEMIAETAVQEDVDAVGLSILSGAHLTLFPAVVQELERRGGGDVLVFGGGIVPDEDVAQLTAVGVATIFTPGATTQEIVAWVREHVRPRTA
- a CDS encoding acyl-CoA dehydrogenase; translation: MDFALTDEHRRIQEAIRDFGEREVKPYAAAWDRDEAFPHAAVSRLGALGFLALGLPPDVGGGGADALACALVVEGVARYDASLGLTVASHAGLASGHINQFASEPLRRCYLPRLARGEWLGAWCLTEPGSGSDAAGLRTRAVRDADGWCLSGTKMFITQGTVGHVYVVLASTAPDLGQRGISAFVVERGTPGLGTGRKIEKLGLRASDTAEVILDNVRVPPGQLIGEENRGYKQALRVLDGGRISIAAWCHGIGRGALEESIAYVRERRRCPGSGLRAMESTLAEMAMRLEAGRVLLCRAAYLKDTGRPFRAAASMAKLMCSEAAMWVTTKAVQLQGRAGVVRDRPTERYLRDAKLGEIGEGTSEMQRRVIARALLTGGLPTL